gtttttttctgttgcccTGTCTTGTTTCATCCAATCGGTGTCCTGAGTCATGCTAGACAGGCAGGCTAGATGCTAATTAGTTTTCACACCTCTGCCATGCCCCAGGTGTGAAGTCTCACTCCCCCCTTGCCCCACACACCCACCCTCCAACTCCACAAACATGATTCATTCAAGGCATTTCACCTCACCCGCCACCTAGGAGTTCATAGCCTGTGAACAACCAATAACTGTGGGGAACTTAGTAGGTTTTCAGTAATTCACAGGGTCAATAATCTAGCTTTTCAtgcagtatactatggcgtttttttgcgcaaaaattcatgatgatttttttttcaaagaaaacctttctggagtgtttttcgcagccttctttacattatttcatcatatggcatgttttcacaacatgtcgaaaaatgaaatttttcgacatagtatactatggcgttttttttttttgcgccaaaattcatgataatttttttttcaaagaaaaccttaccatagtgtttttcatggcctcttttactttatttcatcatatggcatgttttcacatgttgaaaaatgacatttttcgacattgTATACTATGgtattttttttgcgccaaaattcatgttaattttttttcaaagaaaacctttctggagtgtttttcacggcctcctttacattgtttcatcatatggcatgcactgttccctctaagctgcgcgtgtgtgcaattgcgcactgctggcacggtctccgcgcacagaaaatctgcgctgcgcacacaaaaaaaatccatcctaaactgaaaataaacacgtaacaattcattctgtgctatttttcagtgtgagtcagtgagtgaccggtgactggctgctgcagccaatgatgcgattcacatacgtatttaccatagactgtatataatggtatttacgcagctaatcaacgtcaggcatCCTTaggtgcagccaccgttgttctcatagatatgaatgagtagataggacacgtccctttgagctgcgtgctacagcgaggctaagctagtgggggcaaagtttcagtgcattccgttgatgtagacagcgtgaaaacggaaacaacaagtatgccggctcactgtgctgcatgcaattacacactacgtcatacgattgagacaaggaaacttggaatgacttttcatacgtaagaatagtttttggcccttttttcattatgaaatcttgttgagagcttccagtttatgagagctaactagttagccactagcaaaacactaaggcgagctagcagcttgacaagaaaataccagacgattaatagtagctgtagtatagttgtacaagcagtagtagtaatactaaaagtacaagcagtagttgtataaaatagctgttagagtcacagaagtagtatcagcatttgtaatagtattacaatttgtagtagcagtgccagtatcagcagcagtagttactgtactaccactactactagtagtagtcacattgctattactaccaccaatactaccaatagtagttataaagcctaactcacgtatatccagattaccatctatgttcttcctccaaacccattttatgattgggattacaggcagttctttaggactgctctcaaataattgaaatgttactaatcaaggttatacttatcaaattaaatagctctggtctccagtatattggcgaattcggttatttgtacttaatttattagcataatttcttttttaatatgttgtgtacagactcacttacttctctgtctacttttcttactccatgtaggtttcccagagactatgggttgaggaggaattggaagtttgtcggcttagacctggtgtcattccatcagtgtttaacttcccggctcatcttggaagagtatgtGCCAGAAAGATCACGACCAAACaaccttgagatcttagacagcgtctccctcaggtgggtgtcagtggtgttcacagtcaggtctgtggtaatcctgtcaaaaaacaaaacagaaaaaagtctagattataaatcaacatgtaaccaaagcactctgtgtataacgccatagtataggatgtagttcagaaaatgtcaaagtatagtatactttactcaagaataacatagtatggcctgtagttcatagtatagcatgttggcaagaaaaaaaaaacaaaacatagattattatgtggatcaaaaagtgcaaaatgataggatgttgcctaaaattgtcatgtatgatatgtggttcaaaaaatgtcatagtgcaatatattgtcaaaatagtatgttattcaagaaaacattagagtataatgtcatctaaaaaatgccatagaataatatttcattgcacaagtaaaagtatagtgagttttaaaactgttcaaattcttataatatgttgctaaaaaacaacaaaaaaaactaaaacaaaaaaagtcacagtaatatgtcaattaaaaaagcctatagtatagcgtgtcgcccaacaaacatcatagtatagcatgtcgctctaaaaacatcacagtatagcctttagtccacagctgtcagtaggtgaggagcaacacaaaaaaagtccaaacgctggtttccagagggttagacgagaatttatttgaaagagtaagtttacaacaacacaacatgtgagggggttaaaaacaaatgggtgttagtaaaataaaaataaattaacagaactaaaagtgaacttcatgttgacattgatgttcattccaaccaggaacaaagtaaaagataatcaatacgaaaaaaaactcttcctgttcacctcttaaaacccaaaaacacaccgcagtagcattctaaactaaaactaccaatgggttccctgttttcctttctgagcaattcaaaggtccctctctatctccccacacatccaccaaccactggaacacatctccaaaattctgccgggccagctcagcttcccctcagaagaagtgcaaccacctgccagatggagccttttgagaggcagctggcatcgtgattggactgtactttggtctgttccaatccagcttcagctccagagacggcaggcgggacgagtcaacggaggccgggtggacgaaggcatgcagctgagtacaatccagaaaacaacagaggaggagtgcagcggcccagggccagaacagagtatgtctcttagaaaacatcatagtagagcctttgggatgaaaaaacggcataatatacatcatatattgtacaaataacaagtcaaaggaaagagacatcaactgtagaattgtagtaattgtgggctgacgaatttactgattatcagtattttattttttactgatttatggtaataaatacatttaaaaatggtgctactttggctgtGAACATTTAtgtacctgtggtcgctctgtcttctggagtgatttgattggttatatgtcacgaataaaactcctttaacatctgtaaacaaaacaaagacgcatcaacaaagttttctgttagagtttgtgttcttctaagtttaactccaagattttaaatactttcatttactgcaaatgaatatactccaaatgtctcactaataatcattatcagccttaaaaacccacaaaacaccccttcatactcgaccacacttagtacagtccgggtcccccttctataaatctgcttggaatcgtccacttcctgtttgtcaaagtggccttctacctggacaggttttgttggagctcatgcaacaaacattttgggtaactgcacattaatatggatggatgacactgaattagagtctgttttaatgagactgagttaagatgtgtagctctgtcgttAAATAGggaattatttctcagaaatcacagagaaaagtctgaaatgtttgctaggttagcatcccacat
This is a stretch of genomic DNA from Amphiprion ocellaris isolate individual 3 ecotype Okinawa chromosome 21, ASM2253959v1, whole genome shotgun sequence. It encodes these proteins:
- the LOC129347841 gene encoding uncharacterized protein LOC129347841, whose protein sequence is MADQAEAMKSSAQSHQRRKRLLDTRKMVLAPDEEDLWKGITTDMMSDEEDGSVDGVRGWIVRPPSFHSQELANLLHYRLEADVRNTAAHHRFPRDYGLRRNWKFVGLDLVSFHQCLTSRLILEEYVPERSRPNNLEILDSVSLRSLSISPHIHQPLEHISKILPGQLSFPSEEVQPPARWSLLRGSWHRDWTVLWSVPIQLQLQRRQAGRVNGGRVDEGMQLSTIQKTTEEECSGPGPEQSMSLRKHHSRAFGMKKRHNIHHILYK